A portion of the Podospora pseudoanserina strain CBS 124.78 chromosome 2, whole genome shotgun sequence genome contains these proteins:
- a CDS encoding hypothetical protein (COG:C; EggNog:ENOG503NWH7) — MAVPPAPKPPSLLGYHRILSPLAGVRVSPLCLGTMSFGEAWKGRLGECTKDTAFEILDCFYNAGGNFIDTANFYQDEDSEKWLGEWIEARQNRDELVIATKYTMPYRLRGHEKIKSNFQGNQVKSMRLSLEASLKKLKTDYVDVLLVHIWDYTTSVEEMMQGLHHLVSSGKVFYLGISGAPAWVVVKCNEYARHHGLTRFSVYQGHWSCSFRDMEREIIPMCESEGLGIMPWGVLGRGQFRSSEEYAREGRKMGPQDETHRRMTAKLSELAERKNTVPTSIALAYVMHKVPYVFPVLGGRKVEHLKSNIEALSIELTAEEIQEIDNSEPFDPGYPLNFLFETPAQRYRLDMSARHIWQLTCNTRLETVPKPRPIEPKQGMKQFDL; from the exons ATGGCCGTGCCCCCAGCTCCCAAGCCCCCCAGCCTCCTAGGCTACCACcgcatcctctcccccttggCCGGCGTCCGCGTCTCCCCGCTTTGCCTGGGCACCATGAGCTTTGGCGAAGCGTGGAAAGGCCGCCTGGGCGAGTGCACCAAGGACACAGCCTTTGAGATCCTCGATTGCTTCTACAACGCCGGCGGCAACTTTATCGACACGGCCAACTTTTACCAGGATGAGGACAGCGAGAAGTGGCTCGGCGAGTGGATCGAGGCCCGTCAGAACCGCGACGAGCTCGTCATCGCCACAAAGTATACCATGCCCTACCGCCTTCGCGGCCATGAGAAGATCAAGTCCAACTTCCAGGGCAACCAGGTCAAGAGCATGCGACTGTCTCTGGAGGCGAGcttgaagaagctcaagactGACTACGTCGACGTGCTGCTGGTGCATATATGGGATTACACCACCAGCGTCGAGGAGATGATGCAGGGGCTGCATCACCTTGTTTCGAGCGGCAAGGTGTTTTATCTCGGAATCAGTGGCGCTCCAGCGTGGGTTGTGGTCAAGTGCAACGAAT ATGCCCGCCACCACGGCTTGACAAGGTTCAGTGTCTACCAAGGTCATTGGTCCTGCAGCTTCCGCGATATGGAGCGCGAGATCATCCCCATGTGCGAGTCCGAAGGTCTCGGCATCATGCCATGGGGTGTTCTCGGTCGCGGGCAGTTCAGGTCATCCGAGGAGTACGCTCGCGAGGGCCGCAAGATGGGCCCCCAGGACGAGACGCATCGTCGCATGACTGCGAAGCTGAGCGAGCTTGCTGAGAGAAAGAACACGGTTCCGACTAGCATTGCCCTCGCTTACGTGATGCACAAGGTGCCCTACGTTTTCCCCGTCCTTGGTGGTCGGAAGGTCGAGCATCTCAAGAGCAACATTGAGGCCCTCAGCATCGAGCTGACCGCCGAGGAAATCCAGGAGATTGATAACTCTGAGCCGTTTGATCCTGGCTATCCTCTGAACTTTTTGTTCGAGACCCCAGCGCAGAGATACCGGTTGGATATGTCTGCGAGGCATATTTGGCAGTTGACATGCAACACCAGGTTGGAGACAGTTCCAAAGCCGAGA CCCATTGAACCTAAGCAGGGGATGAAACAGTTTGATTTGTAG